One genomic region from Anabaena sp. PCC 7108 encodes:
- the argC gene encoding N-acetyl-gamma-glutamyl-phosphate reductase — MGNLRRVPVGIVGASGYGGVQLVRLLMDHPEVELVYLGGESSAGKSFADLYPHLGNIVNLPIEAVNPEIIASRCEVVFLSLPNGLACQIAPQLLEKGCKVLDLSADYRFSDLTTYTNWYGTQRSDRTVAATAIYGLPELYRDRISEAQLIGCPGCYPTASLLALSPLLKQGLIVPETAIIDAKSGTSGGGRQAKVNLLLAEADNSLGAYNVGRHRHTPEIEQICSELAGHEVTIQFTPHLIPMVRGILATVYATLRDPGLVRDDLITIFTAFYRNSPWVKICNSGTYPQTKWACGSNTCYIGIEVDPRTGRVIVMSAIDNLIKGQAGQAIQCMNIMLGWDETLGLPKVGFYP; from the coding sequence ATGGGTAATTTAAGACGCGTACCAGTTGGGATAGTTGGCGCGTCAGGTTATGGCGGAGTTCAACTAGTGAGACTACTGATGGATCATCCAGAAGTTGAACTGGTGTACTTAGGTGGTGAAAGCAGCGCTGGTAAATCCTTTGCTGATCTTTACCCACATCTAGGAAATATAGTTAACTTACCAATTGAGGCTGTAAATCCAGAAATTATTGCCAGTCGTTGTGAAGTAGTATTTCTTTCTTTACCCAACGGACTAGCCTGTCAAATTGCACCTCAACTGCTAGAAAAAGGATGCAAAGTACTGGATTTGAGTGCAGATTATAGATTCAGTGACTTGACAACTTATACAAATTGGTATGGTACACAGAGAAGCGATCGCACAGTTGCGGCTACAGCAATTTATGGCTTACCGGAATTGTACCGGGATCGCATTTCCGAAGCTCAACTAATTGGTTGTCCTGGTTGCTATCCCACAGCCAGCCTGCTGGCACTTTCTCCACTTTTAAAACAGGGTTTGATAGTTCCAGAAACAGCCATTATTGATGCTAAATCTGGAACATCTGGCGGCGGCAGACAAGCTAAAGTTAATCTTTTATTAGCCGAAGCCGATAACTCCCTAGGGGCTTATAACGTCGGCAGACACCGCCACACTCCAGAAATTGAGCAAATTTGCAGCGAATTGGCAGGACACGAAGTCACAATCCAATTTACACCCCATCTCATTCCCATGGTGCGGGGGATTTTGGCGACCGTATACGCCACACTGCGCGACCCTGGTTTAGTCCGTGACGACTTAATCACAATTTTTACAGCTTTTTATCGTAATTCCCCTTGGGTAAAAATCTGTAATAGCGGCACATACCCCCAAACAAAATGGGCTTGTGGAAGTAACACTTGTTACATTGGCATAGAAGTTGATCCCCGCACAGGCCGGGTAATTGTCATGTCAGCTATCGACAACCTGATTAAAGGTCAAGCAGGACAAGCAATCCAGTGTATGAACATCATGCTGGGCTGGGATGAAACCTTGGGCTTGCCAAAAGTCGGATTTTATCCTTAA
- the ribBA gene encoding bifunctional 3,4-dihydroxy-2-butanone-4-phosphate synthase/GTP cyclohydrolase II, with the protein MLQPKTSQAFEFDSIDAALSDLKAGRVIVVVDDENRENEGDLICAAQFATPDMINFMAVEARGLICLAMTGDRLDELDLPLMVSTLTDTNQTAFTVSIDAGPHLGVSTGISAEDRARTIQVTLNPATKPEELRRPGHIFPLRARAGGVLKRAGHTEAAVDLARLAGLYPAGVICEIQNPDGSMARLTQLVQYAQNHQLKIISIADLISYRLQNDRLVYREIVTKLPSQFGRFDIYGYRHTLDNTEHVAIVKGNPANFQDEPVMVRMHSECLTGDALGSLRCDCRMQLEAALKMIESAGQGVVVYLRQEGRGIGLINKLKAYSLQDMGLDTVEANERLGFPADLRDYGMGAQMLMDLGIKKIRLITNNPRKIAGVKGYGLEVVDRVPLLIEANDYNSYYLETKAKKLGHMLLQSYLVTVAIHWQDHPQLATKRYERLDKFRYLAKNNDLLLQEESRPLGIALFDKPSLTVHLGFDQANVAESNWYQQSGHPYLQAICKILDELVNLPYVQKLEFLISSGSDPLSNLQVQLDRQRFSNGVLPSSLKDNLETQQIYSFSK; encoded by the coding sequence GTGTTACAGCCTAAGACTAGCCAAGCCTTTGAATTTGATTCGATAGATGCCGCTTTGTCCGACCTCAAAGCAGGTCGCGTCATTGTGGTAGTAGATGATGAAAATAGAGAAAATGAAGGCGATTTAATTTGTGCCGCCCAATTTGCCACCCCAGATATGATCAATTTTATGGCTGTGGAAGCCAGAGGGCTGATTTGTCTGGCCATGACTGGCGATCGCTTGGATGAACTAGATTTACCATTGATGGTGAGTACTCTAACAGATACTAACCAAACTGCCTTTACTGTCAGCATTGACGCTGGCCCTCATTTAGGTGTCTCTACGGGAATTTCCGCAGAAGACCGGGCCCGCACCATCCAAGTTACTCTCAACCCAGCCACAAAACCTGAGGAATTACGCCGTCCTGGTCATATTTTTCCACTTCGGGCTAGGGCTGGAGGTGTGCTTAAACGAGCAGGACATACGGAAGCCGCAGTGGATTTAGCTCGATTAGCTGGATTATACCCAGCTGGGGTAATTTGTGAAATTCAAAACCCTGATGGTTCCATGGCGCGGTTAACACAATTAGTGCAATATGCCCAAAATCATCAGCTAAAAATTATTAGCATTGCCGATTTGATTAGTTATCGTCTTCAAAATGATCGTTTGGTCTATCGAGAAATCGTTACTAAGCTACCCAGCCAATTTGGTCGATTTGATATTTACGGCTATCGTCACACCCTAGATAATACAGAACACGTAGCAATTGTCAAGGGCAACCCTGCAAATTTTCAAGATGAACCTGTCATGGTGCGAATGCACTCAGAATGTTTAACAGGTGATGCTTTGGGTTCTTTGCGCTGCGACTGTCGAATGCAGTTGGAAGCCGCATTGAAAATGATTGAGTCTGCCGGTCAAGGTGTGGTTGTTTATCTACGACAAGAAGGACGGGGGATTGGCTTGATTAATAAACTCAAAGCCTACTCGTTGCAAGATATGGGACTAGATACGGTAGAAGCAAATGAGCGTTTGGGATTTCCCGCTGACTTGCGAGACTACGGCATGGGGGCGCAAATGCTGATGGATTTGGGCATTAAAAAAATTCGTCTTATTACCAACAACCCCCGTAAAATTGCTGGTGTTAAGGGCTATGGATTGGAAGTAGTTGATCGTGTTCCTTTGTTAATTGAGGCTAATGATTACAACTCCTATTACCTAGAAACAAAGGCGAAAAAGCTAGGGCATATGCTGTTACAAAGTTATCTTGTCACCGTGGCCATTCACTGGCAAGATCACCCGCAATTGGCGACAAAACGCTATGAACGGTTAGATAAATTTCGGTATTTAGCTAAAAATAACGATTTGTTGTTACAGGAGGAATCTCGTCCATTAGGAATTGCACTGTTTGATAAGCCATCTTTAACTGTACACTTGGGTTTTGATCAAGCAAATGTTGCTGAATCTAATTGGTATCAACAAAGTGGTCATCCTTACCTGCAAGCAATCTGTAAAATTCTGGATGAATTAGTAAATTTACCTTATGTCCAGAAATTGGAATTTCTAATTTCTTCAGGTAGTGATCCGCTAAGTAATTTACAAGTGCAATTAGATCGACAGAGATTTAGTAATGGTGTCCTCCCTTCATCATTGAAGGATAACTTAGAGACACAACAGATTTACAGTTTTAGTAAGTAG
- a CDS encoding site-2 protease family protein, protein MQTNWKIGSLFGIPLFLDPLWFVIFGLATLNFAVAYQQWGTFTSWSAGLIMALLLFTSVLLHELGHSLVAQSQGIKVNSITLFFFGGIAAIEEESKTPGQAFQVAIAGPAVSIVLFLLLHLTSNIIPDTTLLNVMVRDLARINLVVALFNLIPGLPLDGGQVLKAALWKITGNRFQAVHLAAKCGQILGYSAIALGFAIDFFSKELLTGLWIVLLGWFGIRNANSYDRVTTLQETLLKLVAADAMTRDFRVVNADQTLREFADLYLLETSSSQVYFAAADGRYRGLVTVDDLRTTERSQWETQTLQSIVHTLTNIPTVTESTPLAQIINKLENEQLPRITVLSPAGTVAGIIDRGDIVKCAAQQLNLPITDTEIKRIKEEGSFPPGLQLGIIAKSTTN, encoded by the coding sequence ATGCAAACTAATTGGAAAATTGGATCTTTATTTGGTATTCCTCTGTTTTTAGACCCGTTATGGTTTGTAATTTTCGGATTAGCAACCCTAAATTTTGCCGTAGCTTATCAACAATGGGGTACTTTCACAAGTTGGAGTGCTGGACTAATTATGGCACTGCTATTATTTACTTCTGTGTTATTGCATGAGTTAGGACACAGCTTAGTAGCACAGTCTCAAGGGATTAAAGTTAATTCCATTACGTTATTTTTCTTCGGTGGGATTGCCGCAATAGAAGAAGAATCGAAAACTCCAGGGCAAGCCTTTCAAGTAGCGATCGCTGGTCCTGCGGTCAGTATAGTCCTATTTTTGTTGCTACATCTAACTTCTAACATCATTCCTGATACCACACTGCTGAATGTAATGGTGAGAGATTTAGCGAGAATTAACTTAGTTGTCGCTTTATTTAACTTAATTCCTGGTTTACCGTTGGATGGTGGACAGGTATTAAAAGCAGCACTATGGAAAATAACAGGAAATCGCTTTCAAGCCGTACATTTGGCAGCAAAGTGCGGACAGATTTTAGGTTATAGTGCGATCGCTTTAGGATTTGCCATCGATTTCTTCAGCAAAGAATTACTCACAGGTTTATGGATTGTACTCTTGGGTTGGTTTGGTATTCGTAACGCCAACAGTTATGACCGTGTAACCACATTACAAGAAACTTTGCTCAAACTGGTAGCTGCTGATGCCATGACCCGTGATTTTCGCGTAGTTAATGCCGACCAAACACTGAGAGAGTTTGCTGATTTGTACCTTTTAGAAACATCCTCCTCACAAGTTTACTTTGCCGCTGCTGATGGACGTTACCGAGGTTTGGTGACTGTTGATGATTTACGGACAACCGAAAGGAGTCAGTGGGAAACCCAAACTCTGCAAAGTATTGTTCATACCCTCACAAATATACCCACCGTTACTGAGTCAACTCCTTTAGCCCAAATAATTAACAAACTAGAAAATGAACAGCTACCCCGAATTACTGTTCTCTCTCCAGCAGGGACTGTAGCTGGCATCATTGACAGAGGAGATATCGTTAAGTGTGCAGCACAACAGTTAAACTTGCCAATTACCGACACTGAAATCAAGCGCATTAAAGAAGAAGGTAGTTTTCCCCCAGGTTTGCAACTGGGAATAATAGCCAAGTCAACCACGAATTAA
- a CDS encoding manganese catalase family protein has product MFFHKKEPIHAVKVDAADPRFAQLLLEQFGGATGELSAALQYWVQSFHVENSGIRDMLQDIAIEEFGHLEMVGQLIEAHTKNTDQTEAYKSSLFAVRGVGPHFLDSQGNAWSAKYLNEGGDVVRDLRANIAAEAGARQTYEALIKLATDEGTKKTLVHLLTREISHTQMFMKALDSLGKLTDPLFGNIQPDETVSLYYNLSTNGNDQNERGPWNSEPTFKYIANPLETHFS; this is encoded by the coding sequence ATGTTTTTCCACAAAAAAGAACCGATTCATGCAGTCAAAGTTGATGCCGCAGACCCTCGTTTTGCACAATTACTTCTAGAACAATTTGGAGGAGCAACAGGGGAACTTTCAGCAGCTTTGCAATACTGGGTACAATCTTTTCATGTAGAAAATTCTGGTATCCGCGATATGCTCCAAGATATTGCCATTGAGGAATTTGGACATTTAGAGATGGTAGGTCAACTCATCGAAGCTCATACTAAAAATACAGATCAAACAGAAGCTTACAAAAGTAGTCTGTTTGCTGTGCGAGGAGTTGGTCCCCACTTTCTTGATAGTCAAGGTAATGCTTGGAGTGCGAAATACTTGAATGAAGGTGGCGATGTAGTACGTGATTTACGTGCTAATATTGCCGCAGAAGCAGGCGCTCGTCAAACCTATGAAGCATTAATTAAACTGGCAACAGATGAGGGAACTAAAAAAACTTTAGTCCATCTCTTAACAAGAGAAATTTCTCATACCCAAATGTTTATGAAGGCTTTGGATTCTTTGGGTAAGTTGACTGATCCTCTATTTGGGAATATTCAACCTGATGAAACGGTTTCTCTCTACTACAACTTATCGACAAATGGCAACGATCAGAATGAGCGCGGTCCTTGGAATTCTGAACCCACATTTAAATACATCGCCAATCCCCTAGAAACTCATTTTTCATGA
- a CDS encoding GlsB/YeaQ/YmgE family stress response membrane protein — translation MNIIAWIVLGLLAGALAKAVYPGYQGGGILSTMILGIVGAFIGGTLFTLIRTGTLQLTTATLSIPGILVAIIGAIIAIYLWGLFQRSSRA, via the coding sequence ATGAATATTATTGCTTGGATAGTTTTAGGACTATTGGCTGGCGCTCTTGCTAAAGCTGTTTATCCTGGTTATCAAGGTGGGGGAATTCTTTCAACAATGATTTTAGGTATTGTTGGTGCTTTTATCGGTGGAACTTTATTTACGCTTATTCGCACAGGAACCTTACAACTGACAACAGCTACTTTAAGTATTCCAGGAATTTTAGTAGCAATAATTGGAGCCATTATAGCAATTTATTTGTGGGGATTATTCCAAAGAAGTAGTAGAGCTTAG
- a CDS encoding SirB1 family protein: MNSSSARQYFYQEIQQPDECINLARAALYIAQEEYPELDTEEYINALDTMAMELEERLPFSRYPLRVIQCINQYLYQELGFSGNRIDYYDPCNSFFNNVIERKTGIPITLALVYLEVAKRINFPMVGVGMPGHFLIRPDIPDIEIFVDAFNQGEIMFAQDCQERLSQIYQQSVTLKPEFLAAVSNRQLLTRILTNLKYIYLKQQDLVRTLAAVERILLLCPDVTLELRDRGLLYYQLGQFTQAVEDLQRYLAKVPDADDASVIRQLLAKLGKKVE; the protein is encoded by the coding sequence ATGAATTCCTCGTCAGCACGACAGTATTTTTACCAGGAGATTCAACAACCTGACGAGTGTATCAACTTGGCAAGGGCAGCTTTGTATATTGCCCAAGAAGAATATCCTGAGCTTGATACTGAAGAATATATCAATGCTTTGGATACAATGGCAATGGAGTTAGAGGAACGCTTACCATTTTCACGCTATCCTCTGCGAGTGATTCAATGTATTAATCAATACCTATACCAAGAATTGGGTTTTAGCGGTAACAGAATAGATTACTATGACCCATGTAATAGCTTTTTTAATAATGTAATCGAACGTAAAACAGGGATTCCCATCACGTTGGCACTAGTTTATCTAGAAGTCGCAAAACGCATTAATTTTCCCATGGTAGGGGTGGGAATGCCAGGACATTTCCTGATTCGTCCAGACATACCAGATATAGAGATTTTTGTCGATGCATTTAATCAGGGTGAGATCATGTTTGCCCAAGATTGTCAAGAAAGGCTTTCACAAATTTATCAGCAATCAGTGACACTCAAACCTGAATTTTTAGCCGCAGTTAGCAACCGTCAATTATTGACACGAATACTCACAAATTTGAAGTATATTTACCTCAAACAGCAAGATTTGGTAAGAACTTTAGCCGCAGTTGAAAGAATTTTATTGTTGTGTCCAGATGTAACTTTAGAATTAAGAGATAGAGGTTTGCTTTACTATCAACTTGGTCAATTTACCCAAGCAGTAGAAGACTTACAACGTTATCTAGCTAAAGTTCCTGATGCTGATGATGCCTCTGTAATTCGTCAATTATTAGCTAAATTGGGTAAAAAAGTTGAATAA
- a CDS encoding SRPBCC family protein has protein sequence MKSPQILEQTIEINAPATVVEKCFTDLNLMHRWLNPMLRCEPVGEVWSTDIDSQSRFIIQIPGLKPTLKTVVIERQPGLVIWGFEGFFQGSDRWECQPISNGTILINRFQFQIPNPLVSWGFNTFAATWTKADMEAQIRRLKRVAETISNS, from the coding sequence ATGAAATCTCCCCAAATTTTAGAACAAACAATAGAAATTAATGCTCCAGCTACAGTAGTAGAAAAATGTTTTACAGACTTAAATCTCATGCACCGTTGGCTTAACCCAATGCTACGTTGTGAACCCGTAGGAGAAGTATGGAGTACAGATATTGATAGTCAAAGCCGTTTCATAATCCAAATCCCCGGACTTAAACCCACTTTAAAGACAGTAGTTATAGAAAGACAACCTGGTTTAGTAATCTGGGGATTTGAGGGATTTTTCCAAGGAAGTGATCGCTGGGAATGTCAACCCATCAGCAATGGTACAATCTTAATTAACCGCTTCCAATTTCAAATTCCTAACCCCTTAGTCAGTTGGGGTTTTAACACATTTGCTGCAACTTGGACAAAAGCCGACATGGAAGCCCAAATCCGTCGTTTGAAAAGAGTTGCAGAAACAATATCTAATTCGTAA